The following is a genomic window from Sporosarcina jeotgali.
ACAAATGCAGTAAAAATTTGTGTGACCAGGTTAAAACGTAATTTCAATTCCATTCCCTCCCTTTTTCATTCGTCTTACACTGTATTCCAATGTATATGTATACATGCAAACGCTTTCACCGGATACTATGAAAAGAACCTTCTTGGGTGCGCCATCGCACCTAAGAAGGTTTTTGCGTGTGCATTTCTAACCATAATAACTTTTCTAGTATAGAAATACAACCACTATTTTTTTGCATATTCATGTGCTTCTTAAATTGATTTCCTATGCTGATTAAAACCAGCGGCCCACGATTGGATAGTTATACGGCTCATCTTGCAGTGTTTTGATTATCGCGATGATCGGAATAACAAATATCATAATGACGAAGCCAATCAAAAACGGTATTCCAATAATGATAAACGACATGATGGATGCCACAGCAATCAATGCCCACATAACTAATTGGAACAAAAGCGCTTGAATCGATAACCGTTTTATTTGATCATCCAGCTCTACAAAAAATGTCATGATGTATATCGCAACCGGCACTAAGAATGGCGCAAAAAAAAGCACTGGCATGTATAAGAATCTTTAATCCTTTCGTTTCCATAGGTTTTCACCTTTTCACTCGACCTTAGTAAACTTTACGAGTGAAACATAGAAAAGATTCATTTATTTTGCTCCAAATGAGGCAGGCATGACAACTGCCACGACTTCTCCAGTCGCACATAAGTCTCCATCTGCAAAAACATCCACCGCAACTTTAAACTTCTTAGGATGAATTTCTTCCACTGTTCCAACCGCTTTCAATAGCGTCCCTTCTGGAGTTGGTTTTACATAATTCACGGACAACGAAGCAGTTACAAACCTCGGAGGAAGTTCCTCGTTGTCTGGTTCGAAACCATTCTTTCGATGAAGCGCCAACGAGGCAGACCCCGTGCCGTGACAATCTACCAGCGAAGCGATAATGCCTCCATAAACAAACCCGGGAATCGCTTTATGATCCGGCTCCGGCATATAATATGTAACCGTTTGGTCCCCATCCCAGCCAGTTCTGAATTGATGTCCTTCTTTGTTCAACCGCCCGCAGCCGTAACACCAAGAAAAGTCATCTGGGTAACGGTCTTGTATTGCACACTCCACTTTTTGAACCATTTTTATTCCCCCTATCGTATTTGCCTAACAGTATATCATAACAATTCTGAGAATTATTCATTAGGCTTTCGCATAGACTAGCGACGGAAACGAATACCACCTGATCATGAGCATGCGTATACTACACTATCGGACAATATAAGGAGGCATTTTCTATGAAATTACGCGCATTTCTACTAGTTTTGCTACTCGCTGGAGGAGCTTATGCCATGATCCTTTCCATCAACGAATTCTCCTCAAAGACTTTTAACGAAGTGTTTCAAACATCCGAAGAACATGTGGTTCAACTTATTTTCACAAAACCTTCTTCAACAGGGATGACCCCGCCTGCTTGGGTTTCATCAGACAAAGAGCAGATTGCCAGTCTGTTAGAGTTTTTAAGTGATTATGAATTACAGAAAAAAGATTCACAAGAGCCGCTCGATGCCCTGAATTTTAACCAATTCACAATAAGTATTGAAGATCACGAAGAAAATCTTTTGACCATCATGGTAGAAGATAATTTAATCGTCAATCAAAATGGAGATCAGTATATGCTGCTCGATGGACCATTGGATGCGGACTGGATGGTCAATTTCATCCTCTCGAGCACCCCTTCATCATGAACAAAACACACTTTAAATCTTTGTACATTTCACTCTATTTGTTTTATACTGAAAATAGTTCAGAATTCGAAATAAGGGAGAGAGTTCATTGGTTAAACAACTACCGCCTAGAATAGAAGTACCTCAAGAAGAAACGTGGAATTTACAAGATTTATTCCTATCTGAGGCTGATTATTCAGCAGCTTTAGAAATCTTACAATCTGATGTGACCGCATTTGCAAACAAGTTCCAAGGAAAAATTGAAACTGCAGAAGATGTTATCGCTGTTCTAAAAGATTTTGAAGCCCTCTACATGCAGATCATTCCGCTTGGAACGTATACAAACTTAGCTGTAAGTGTTGACCAGACAAATGATGAAGCACAAATGAGAGATAGCCGCTTTGGTTCAATTTCTGCTAAAGTCGGCAGTCAGCTCTCTTTTGTCACAAGCGAACTGCTTGAGCTATCAGAAGAGGTTTTACAGTCCGCAATGGAGCAATCAGATGAATATAGCCATTATCTAAAAGAATTGATCCGTGAGAAACAGTATCGTCTTCATCCGCAAGTAGAAAAAGCACTAGCTGCTTATTCTTCCGCTTTCGATGCCCCTTACGGATTGTATAATACGACTAAAATGGTCGACATGGATTTTCCGGACTTCACCGTTGATGGTCAATCGTATCCGTTAAGCTATGTCTCATTTGAAGGAGATTGGGAGTCTGAGCCGGATACGAAAAAACGCCGTGCCGCGTTCGATGCCTTTTCTGCAAAATTACGTGATTACCAGCACACGACTGCTAAAACGTATGATTCTCACTTGCAACTTGAGAAAATCACATCTGATTTACGCGGATATGAAAGCGTGACAGACTACTTGCTGTTCAACCAAGAAGTCGATCAATCAATGTATCACCGTCAAATCGATTTGATCACCCAAGAGCTGGCACCCCATATGCGTAAGTATGCAAAACTGCTTCAAGAAGTGAATGGGCTCGACAAAATGACGTTCGCTGACTTGAAAGCACCTTTAGATGCAACGTACGAACCGAAGATCACGGTTGAAGAATCCAAGAAATATATTAATGATGCACTGGCAATAATGGGTCCTGATTATTTGGATATGGTGAAACGTTCGTATGACGAACGCTGGACTGATTTCGCACAGAACAAAGGTAAAGCGACAGGTGCTTTTTGTTCCAGTCCTTACGGTACACATCCGTATATCCTGATTTCTTGGACTGGCAGCATGGAAGATGTTTTCGTCCTTGCTCACGAATTAGGCCACGCTGGACATTTCTACAATGCCCATAAACATCAAAACGTGTTCAACTCTCGTCCATCGACGTATTTCATCGAAGCACCATCGACGATGAATGAAATGCTCGTCGCTAACCATCTTCTTTCGAATTCAGAAGACTTGAAGTTCAAACGCTGGGTCATTTCATCGATCATTTCACGTACGTATTATCATAACTTCGTAACTCACTTATTAGAAGCCGCTTACCAGCGAAAAGTATATGAAAAAATCGATGCAGGCGGCAGTGTCAACGCATCCATTTTAAACGAGCTGAAACGCGGTGTTCTAGAAGAGTTCTGGGGAGACACTGTGGAAATCAATGAAGGCGCTGAGCTTACGTGGATGCGTCAACCGCACTACTATATGGGGCTGTATCCATATACGTACAGTGCAGGACTTACGATTTCAACAGAAGTGGCAAAACGCGTGTTGAATGAAGGTCAGCCAGCAGTAGATGATTGGTTGAAAGTGCTTCAAGCAGGCGGTACAAAGACGCCAGCTGAACTTTCAAAAATGGCAGGTGTCGATATTACAACTGACGAGCCACTGCGTAATACGATTGCGTATATCGGTGATCTCATTGATCAATTGGTTCAGCTTACAGAAGAAATCAATGCAGAAGCACAACTTGCCAAGTAATCACAATTCAAACTAATATACACAAAAAGCAGCGGCTGCCGTAGCCGTTGCTTTTTTGTATACTGCGGATGTAACTCGTTGATTCATCACTCACACGAATCGACTAACTCCCAAAATTGAGCTGCGGCTTTTGAAACACTCTCATCCTTAGTTTTGATCATCACGGGTTTAACTCGAATATCAAAGTTTTTTAATTCGTGAATCATTCATTGTTCCATTGGCACTGCATATGCAACTCGCGGGATTATGGATAATCCTAATCCTCTGCTAACCATGGCAGTAACAGTTGTCAGGTCCTTATTTTGTTGGAAAAATACTAGGTCTGTGAATGCCGCGTTTTCAACAGCCGCTCCAACAATGGATTTATAAAGGTAAGAAAGAGTTAACAATAGAAGAAAAAGAAGTTGTAGAACCTTAAAATAACATCAGCTTAATGGACATTAGGCTGATGTTTTTGTATTACCGATGGTTCTCCTTGAAGACGAGTTCAAAGACTCACACGGCTTTTATGTACGGATTTCACCTAACCAACTCTTGAATTCCCATTAAAAGAGGTGCATATACAATGAACGGAATTAACAAGATGACTGCACCTGCTTTTTTTATGCCCTTTTGCAACAGCAAAAGAGAAAGTAAATAAAATAACGGATAAATAATAAAGGCAATGATCAAAATTCCATCGATTATTTGATACAATTCATGTGTCCACACTGTTAAAAAGGCCAAGGATACCCATTCCATAATGCTAAAACCAATAACTGCAATCCATAATGTTTTAAGCGTCACGACTTCTCCCCCCTGATTGTTGACTGTGTGCAATTCTTTCAAGTGTGTCCCGCATAAAATAGCGATTATAATGTTTGGTGCAATCTTAAATTGCAGTAATTTAATCGGTCCTTAAACCTTCTTAGATATTGAATTCTTTTTCTGATTTGAAATGAATTGAGTGCACGCTTGTGTGTTAGAGCATTTGCTTATAAAAAAAACGCAACTGATAGTTTTAGATGATTTTTTGATTTTTTTATCCTTCTAGTTTGTTAGTCGATGTTTTTAATAGTTGTGCTGAATTATCGAGATAGATATCTAAGTACGTGCTATCAGTAAACTTTATAACTACAGCATTAGCAGTCACAGCAACATCGGAAACTGTCTTACCTATCAGCTTTTCAGGTGTGACGTTAAAATCATTTTTTTCCACAATAATCCCATCCTTTCATTTACACTTTATTTAAAGGTGATTCTATAAATCGGCTTCCACAAAACGACTAGTTTTGACATGGCCGTGTTTCGGAAACGCACCCATATCTGGGATAGTGTTAAGCACGTTGATTTGCGTTCCAGCCGTACGCTTTCCGGAGGGCGTGGCTTGAGCCGCTTCCTTCGCTTCGCTACGTCCAGGGTCTCAAGGCTCACGCTGATCCTTTCGGAGTCGACGGCTTGCACTCCAATCAACTAAGGGTGTATTACCAAAGAATCGCACCCGATTACTTAAATCAACTTTTTCCTTAAACTCACATTACACAGATTTATACTTTTTTATAAATTCTGCTGTATGCACTAAAGAACAAAAAACCTAAGAAACAACTAACTGTATTTAAAATAATATCATCTACATCAAAAGATCCTAAATATGCAAAAAACTGAATGCATTCAATACTTAATATCAGCAGGAAGCAGGTGAACATTGTTTTAATCATTCTTCTTTGAGAACTGAAAGCCATTGGAATTAAAAATCCCATTGGAATAAAAGGAATGATATTACCCAATATATTTAGAAATGCGACACCGAAACTCAAATCAGTTAGGTACATCCTAACTGTCTGGAATGGTATTAAATTATAATTCGATCCACCTTCAGCTCTTCTCATAATATTCATTTGCACAGTATTAATAGTGTGGTTTATATTTCCGTTAAACTTAACGACAACGAAATTTATTACCAATACGATGTAAATACCAAAGATGAATTTCCAATAACCTTTTCTCAAATGAAACACTCCATATTCTTAAAACACTTAATCTGGCCCGATTCTGGATTTAGCTTTATACATACTACTTTCCGTTGCTTGGAGTGCAGGCGCCGACTCCCAGAGGATGTGAGTCTTGAGATCCCTCTGTGTCGCGCTTTTTACGACCGAGGAGGCTCAAGTCACGCCATCGGGAAAGCGTGCGCCGGAACGGAAAGCTACTATTCGTATACTATTTTCTGGCCCTTTTTTTAATACCTGAATAATCAGCTGTTTTCTAGTGTAACATATTTCCATTTAATTGAGTATCGATATATGAATTTAGATGGGTTAGGTTTTTTGGATGCCTGCTAGGTTTCTGCTGATATTTAAAAACTTCAACCTTTAGTTAAAACTGCACCTCTAAGTGCTCATTGCGACTGCAACAGTTGATCAAAAGCAAATTATTTAACGGTCCCTAAACTGCTTTTGCGACAGAAAAAACGCATGATCCGATCAAGCCGGATCATGCGTTTTTTATTTAAGTCATTCATTTGTTGCTGCTGTTGCTTTTCACTTCACCAAAATGTAGGTTTGGCCACCATTAGATAGAGCATAATTAGAAGTAATCCTATGTACCGCCACGATGTATTCAGCAGCTTCTTTAACAGTTCTTCCCGGTTTTCCGGTTCTTTTGGGAATCGGTTCAAAACAACTGAAAAACCGCTGGCCAGAAATACAATCGATAGCATCATAATGCCTAGTGTAACAATCACCCAAGAGGTATACCACGCCCATGGCCCAATCAAGATCAGAAGTACTCCGGAAACTACAAGCACATGACCCGCGTGCATCACAAAGCGAGTAGTCCATTTGAATAATGAAAGTAACGCCTTTTCCTCACTCAAAACTGCTTTGCGGACACGTGAAATAATCGGGAATAACAGAAATAACGGTCCTACAGATGCTACAGCTGATACTACATGAATGTAGACGATGACTGTATATAAGAAGCCCATGTCAATTCCATCAATTCTTTACGGGAGAAAACTCGTGCACCCATACTTTCATTGTTGGAATCCATTTCATTCCCTCATGCATATCAAGAATCGATTGCTTGTATGCGTCCAAATTCTCAAAACCTTCTTGGCGAGCATGTTCTTCAGTAACTTCACCGAGTGATTGTTGATAAAGTGAATCCACTTTAAATTCTTTACCCTCTAACTCCATGATTTCACCAGGATATGCGTAAACGCCATTTCTTCGAGTTGCAGTCTTTTTACCTTCCAGAACTTTCTTTACATCTGCTGGTACAGTAATAAGTCTTTCAACGGAACATGTTTTTTCTGGATAATCCATTCTTAAATCCCTCATTTCGTCTATTTCTTTCATTATATATGGTAGCTGAGTAAATTTCGAATCGGACACTCTATTATTCTGAAATTGTTATCTCATGAGTTTCATGTTCATGCAGACCTTCGTCACCTTCAACATGAACTGTAATGTTTGCTGTGCCTGCAGTCTCAAAAGTTACTTCACCCGTATATTGGCCAGCTTTATCCTCTGATAAGTCAATCCATTGTGCTTCATCTTTTTTATCATTCACAACGATTTCAAGTCGGACACGTGCTTTTTCAAGGGGATTCTCTCCTTGCTGCAAGTGAACCATCATCATAGAAGGTTCGTTCACCTTCACATCCTCCGGTTCCATGAAATGCATGGAGAATCCTTCTGTACCGTGATGGTGCTCTTCACTGTCTTCTCCTTCAGTTTCAGTTGCTGCTTGTGCTTCTGCACCTGCGCCAATTGTAATTTCTTTCATTGGCATTGTGTGCATATCGCGCGCTGTCACGTGGACTTGAACATGGTACAAGCCATCATGGTCAAATTTCGCATCCGCCTCATAAACACCATCTGTTTTTTGCTCAGACTTCACCATCCAGCTATCTTCTTTCTTTCCTTCTTCCCAGATCTCATACTCGACATCATTGGCATCCGTTACTTTTTCATCACCTTGTGTGACCGCAGCAGATAGCTGTACGGTTTCACCGGCTTCACCTGTTTCAGGAACCGTCAGATCTACAGAAATCGGTACCAGCGACACTTCCTCGTCTGTGCTCGCATTTGTATCCTCATCATTTTGTGCGCATCCTGTTGCCAAAAGTGCGATAAGTGCCGTGCTAATTGCCAAATGTCTCTTTTTCAATTGAATCCCGCTCCTTTTTGCTTAACGGTTAGACCGCTATCAAGTATCATTAGCTTATGAGCACCATTCTACTAAGTAAATTCGAAGGAACTATGAAGTCTGCAAACTTCATGCAATGTTCACTGTTTTTTGAGAAACTAAACAGATTATTGATTGATGAAATGAGGAAACCAGATGATGTCATATACGATTATGGTTATTGACGATGAAGCTGAAATGAGAAAACTAATCAGAACCTTTTTAGAAGGAGACGGTTATCGTGTTGTAGAAGCAACTGACGGAGTCCATGCCCTGTCTATACTCCATGAAGTGCGGGTAGACCTTTGTCTGGCAGATGTGATGATGCCTTATATGGATGGCTTCTTATTCGCCCAGGAA
Proteins encoded in this region:
- a CDS encoding DUF4870 domain-containing protein, coding for MPVLFFAPFLVPVAIYIMTFFVELDDQIKRLSIQALLFQLVMWALIAVASIMSFIIIGIPFLIGFVIMIFVIPIIAIIKTLQDEPYNYPIVGRWF
- a CDS encoding PaaI family thioesterase, translating into MVQKVECAIQDRYPDDFSWCYGCGRLNKEGHQFRTGWDGDQTVTYYMPEPDHKAIPGFVYGGIIASLVDCHGTGSASLALHRKNGFEPDNEELPPRFVTASLSVNYVKPTPEGTLLKAVGTVEEIHPKKFKVAVDVFADGDLCATGEVVAVVMPASFGAK
- the pepF gene encoding oligoendopeptidase F, which translates into the protein MVKQLPPRIEVPQEETWNLQDLFLSEADYSAALEILQSDVTAFANKFQGKIETAEDVIAVLKDFEALYMQIIPLGTYTNLAVSVDQTNDEAQMRDSRFGSISAKVGSQLSFVTSELLELSEEVLQSAMEQSDEYSHYLKELIREKQYRLHPQVEKALAAYSSAFDAPYGLYNTTKMVDMDFPDFTVDGQSYPLSYVSFEGDWESEPDTKKRRAAFDAFSAKLRDYQHTTAKTYDSHLQLEKITSDLRGYESVTDYLLFNQEVDQSMYHRQIDLITQELAPHMRKYAKLLQEVNGLDKMTFADLKAPLDATYEPKITVEESKKYINDALAIMGPDYLDMVKRSYDERWTDFAQNKGKATGAFCSSPYGTHPYILISWTGSMEDVFVLAHELGHAGHFYNAHKHQNVFNSRPSTYFIEAPSTMNEMLVANHLLSNSEDLKFKRWVISSIISRTYYHNFVTHLLEAAYQRKVYEKIDAGGSVNASILNELKRGVLEEFWGDTVEINEGAELTWMRQPHYYMGLYPYTYSAGLTISTEVAKRVLNEGQPAVDDWLKVLQAGGTKTPAELSKMAGVDITTDEPLRNTIAYIGDLIDQLVQLTEEINAEAQLAK
- a CDS encoding VanZ family protein; translation: MRKGYWKFIFGIYIVLVINFVVVKFNGNINHTINTVQMNIMRRAEGGSNYNLIPFQTVRMYLTDLSFGVAFLNILGNIIPFIPMGFLIPMAFSSQRRMIKTMFTCFLLILSIECIQFFAYLGSFDVDDIILNTVSCFLGFLFFSAYSRIYKKV
- a CDS encoding ASCH domain-containing protein — protein: MDYPEKTCSVERLITVPADVKKVLEGKKTATRRNGVYAYPGEIMELEGKEFKVDSLYQQSLGEVTEEHARQEGFENLDAYKQSILDMHEGMKWIPTMKVWVHEFSPVKN
- a CDS encoding FixH family protein: MKKRHLAISTALIALLATGCAQNDEDTNASTDEEVSLVPISVDLTVPETGEAGETVQLSAAVTQGDEKVTDANDVEYEIWEEGKKEDSWMVKSEQKTDGVYEADAKFDHDGLYHVQVHVTARDMHTMPMKEITIGAGAEAQAATETEGEDSEEHHHGTEGFSMHFMEPEDVKVNEPSMMMVHLQQGENPLEKARVRLEIVVNDKKDEAQWIDLSEDKAGQYTGEVTFETAGTANITVHVEGDEGLHEHETHEITISE